A region from the Aegilops tauschii subsp. strangulata cultivar AL8/78 chromosome 5, Aet v6.0, whole genome shotgun sequence genome encodes:
- the LOC109744893 gene encoding uncharacterized protein isoform X2 translates to MPIKSQGCAHTEEGGGVSTSKKTSLQSNSDREDSPPLSDDLPRILRKRLLPRGYPLPSKFAGGIRLVNTFELCFGKLDGYNEEHTSIKLLALSVCRSIVSLASFKGRIRQFTCTGTIIEHTPPSMRILTSASLIRSSEEDGSKILDKLKIKVRLPSGKLVIGTLWKYDSYYNIAVVNIKASPELREACIHNQVPANVKLSQSKLVAIGRAFESGELMATGGTLLHGTTKFDCQQLMASTCKITKAGIGGLIVGSDGKFMGMSFYYKDGAPFLPFSILQKCLKHFNKFGRVVQLSLGLRIGSLQAEKLHVREQVHDSFPNAHGIYVQMVSDKSPAADSGIKVGDVITKIDKLELFNAQEFHELILDKPKRILRHGEGMPFTPPLMEWIYIQKIPMKNEVEQRFGKEKLVLA, encoded by the exons ATGCCTATAAAGAGTCAAGGATGTGCACACacggaggaaggaggaggagtaAGCACAAGTAAGAAGACTTCTTTACAATCCAACTCTGACCGAGAAG ATTCTCCGCCTCTGAGTGATG ACCTCCCTCGCATATTACGCAAGCGCCTACTTCCCCGCGGTTATCCTTTGCCATCCAAGTTTGCTG GGGGCATACGCTTGGTGAATACATTTGAGCTCTGCTTTGGAAAGTTGGATGGCTACAACGAAGAGCACACTAGCATTAAATTACTTGCTTTGAGTGTCTGTCGGTCCATTGTTTCACTCGCTTCTTTCAAGG GAAGAATTAGACAGTTTACTTGCACAGGCACAATCATAGAGCACACGCCACCCAGCATGAGAATTCTAACATCCGCTAGCTTGATTAGATCGTCTGAAGAAGATGGAAGTAAGATACTTGATAAACTGAAG ATCAAGGTGCGCCTGCCCAGTGGCAAGCTTGTTATAGGAACGTTGTGGAAATATGATTCATATTATAATATCGCTGTTGTTAACATCAAGGCTTCTCCAGAACTTCGTGAAGCATGCATTCATAATCAAGTGCCAGCTAATGTTAAATTGTCCCAAAGTAAACTGGTGGCTATTGGACGAGCCTTTGAATCCGGAGAGCTTATGGCCACAGGCGGGACACTGCTGCACGGAACTACCAAATTTGACTGCCAGCAACTCATGGCATCTACTTGTAAGATCACAAAG GCTGGGATTGGTGGCCTCATTGTTGGTTCTGATGGAAAGTTCATGGGCATGAGCTTTTATTATAAGGATGGAGCTCCTTTCTTACCATTCAGTATCCTCCAGAAATGCTTAAAGCACTTCAATAAATTTGG GAGAGTTGTGCAGTTATCGCTTGGTCTAAGGATTGGATCACTTCAAGCTGAAAAATTGCatgtccgtgaacaagtacatgACAGCTTCCCCAATGCACATGGCATTTACGTACAGATG GTTTCTGATAAATCGCCTGCAGCAGATTCTGGAATCAAAGTTGGCGATGTTATTACCAAGATTGATAAGCTTGAGCTGTTCAATGCACAAGAG TTCCATGAGCTGATTTTGGACAAGCCAAAGCGTATTTTGCGACATGGTGAAGGAATGCCTTTTACG CCCCCCTTGATGGAATGGATCTACATACAGAAGATTCCGATGAAGAATGAAGTGGAGCAAAggtttggtaaagaaaagcttgTGTTAGCATGA
- the LOC109744893 gene encoding uncharacterized protein isoform X1 has protein sequence MPIKSQGCAHTEEGGGVSTSKKTSLQSNSDREDSPPLSDDLPRILRKRLLPRGYPLPSKFAGGIRLVNTFELCFGKLDGYNEEHTSIKLLALSVCRSIVSLASFKGRIRQFTCTGTIIEHTPPSMRILTSASLIRSSEEDGSKILDKLKIKVRLPSGKLVIGTLWKYDSYYNIAVVNIKASPELREACIHNQVPANVKLSQSKLVAIGRAFESGELMATGGTLLHGTTKFDCQQLMASTCKITKAGIGGLIVGSDGKFMGMSFYYKDGAPFLPFSILQKCLKHFNKFGRVVQLSLGLRIGSLQAEKLHVREQVHDSFPNAHGIYVQMVSDKSPAADSGIKVGDVITKIDKLELFNAQEFHELILDKPKRILRHGEGMPFTVCVLRPNSNGREFPATINAVIDSNEQNSFFFSFLSVNLLIFMSIFFVKSILPMIVGWYPRQSGYVQMTYVMLIRCPSFGSVSNLTTHFPPLMEWIYIQKIPMKNEVEQRFGKEKLVLA, from the exons ATGCCTATAAAGAGTCAAGGATGTGCACACacggaggaaggaggaggagtaAGCACAAGTAAGAAGACTTCTTTACAATCCAACTCTGACCGAGAAG ATTCTCCGCCTCTGAGTGATG ACCTCCCTCGCATATTACGCAAGCGCCTACTTCCCCGCGGTTATCCTTTGCCATCCAAGTTTGCTG GGGGCATACGCTTGGTGAATACATTTGAGCTCTGCTTTGGAAAGTTGGATGGCTACAACGAAGAGCACACTAGCATTAAATTACTTGCTTTGAGTGTCTGTCGGTCCATTGTTTCACTCGCTTCTTTCAAGG GAAGAATTAGACAGTTTACTTGCACAGGCACAATCATAGAGCACACGCCACCCAGCATGAGAATTCTAACATCCGCTAGCTTGATTAGATCGTCTGAAGAAGATGGAAGTAAGATACTTGATAAACTGAAG ATCAAGGTGCGCCTGCCCAGTGGCAAGCTTGTTATAGGAACGTTGTGGAAATATGATTCATATTATAATATCGCTGTTGTTAACATCAAGGCTTCTCCAGAACTTCGTGAAGCATGCATTCATAATCAAGTGCCAGCTAATGTTAAATTGTCCCAAAGTAAACTGGTGGCTATTGGACGAGCCTTTGAATCCGGAGAGCTTATGGCCACAGGCGGGACACTGCTGCACGGAACTACCAAATTTGACTGCCAGCAACTCATGGCATCTACTTGTAAGATCACAAAG GCTGGGATTGGTGGCCTCATTGTTGGTTCTGATGGAAAGTTCATGGGCATGAGCTTTTATTATAAGGATGGAGCTCCTTTCTTACCATTCAGTATCCTCCAGAAATGCTTAAAGCACTTCAATAAATTTGG GAGAGTTGTGCAGTTATCGCTTGGTCTAAGGATTGGATCACTTCAAGCTGAAAAATTGCatgtccgtgaacaagtacatgACAGCTTCCCCAATGCACATGGCATTTACGTACAGATG GTTTCTGATAAATCGCCTGCAGCAGATTCTGGAATCAAAGTTGGCGATGTTATTACCAAGATTGATAAGCTTGAGCTGTTCAATGCACAAGAG TTCCATGAGCTGATTTTGGACAAGCCAAAGCGTATTTTGCGACATGGTGAAGGAATGCCTTTTACG GTATGTGTCCTAAGGCCAAATAGTAATGGTCGTGAGTTCCCTGCAACTATCAATGCTGTGATAGACAGCAACGAGCAAAACagtttttttttttcttttctgtcaGTTAATTTGTtgatttttatgtcaatattttTTGTTAAGTCAATCCTTCCAATGATAGTTGGCTGGTACCCAAGACAAAGTGGCTATGTCCAGATGACATACGTGATGCTGATAAGATGCCCCTCGTTCGGAAGCGTTTCAAACCTGACTACACATTTC CCCCCCTTGATGGAATGGATCTACATACAGAAGATTCCGATGAAGAATGAAGTGGAGCAAAggtttggtaaagaaaagcttgTGTTAGCATGA